The DNA segment GGGCGGGGCGAAGACTTCGCTTTCCCGGCGATAGCGGTAGGAGAAACGCTCGAAACCTTCATAGACATTCCAGCCATGATTCTCGCCGCGCCGCGCCGTGGCGACTTCCTCGTATCAATCCTGGCTCACGTCTCCGACCCACAGCTCCTTGGTCAGCGGATCGAAGCTGAACCGACACGGTTCGCAGAACCCATATGCCCAGATTTCCGGCCGAAAGCCCGCGCGCCCGGCAAACGGATTATCTTCCGGGATCGAATAAGGCCTTTCGCCGTCCTCCTGATCGACATCGATCCGAAGCAGTTTTCCCAACCGGAGTTTCGGATCCTGTCCGTGGCCCTGGGGATCTTCCTGCGGGCCGGTGTCGCCCATCCCAATGTAAAGATATCCGTCCGGGCCAAACCAAACCGGGTGCTCGAACTTCACGTCCTCCGGGA comes from the Verrucomicrobiota bacterium genome and includes:
- a CDS encoding PQQ-dependent sugar dehydrogenase gives rise to the protein MPTAIEPLAKAIALRPILPEDVKFEHPVWFGPDGYLYIGMGDTGPQEDPQGHGQDPKLRLGKLLRIDVDQEDGERPYSIPEDNPFAGRAGFRPEIWAYGFCEPCRFSFDPLTKELWVGDVSQD